One window of the Onychostoma macrolepis isolate SWU-2019 chromosome 21, ASM1243209v1, whole genome shotgun sequence genome contains the following:
- the LOC131528550 gene encoding LOW QUALITY PROTEIN: calcium/calmodulin-dependent protein kinase kinase 2 (The sequence of the model RefSeq protein was modified relative to this genomic sequence to represent the inferred CDS: inserted 1 base in 1 codon), with protein sequence MFPCVSSWPSSDPPAALGHAPPIPLVQLPNQPLPDLLRSCVVLPSPSTRLSPCISEMESMIVVTEYEPSDGSGQEGGEEEEVEDMDSSETPEPASSGPVPPFRMASCDLLSHTVGRPEALFPVPQEHRGRLSLSDRKLSLQERSQTLSSPCGSPGLNGRYIYPSLPYSPITSPHSSPRLPRRPTVESHRVSITDLQDCVQLNQYKLKDEIGKGSYGVVKLAYNEDDNTYYAMKVLSKKRLMRQAGFPRRPPPRGAKLAPEGPPQPKXPLERVYQEIAILKKLDHPNVVKLVEVLDDPSEDHLYMGKSGQILILLADAKHLHMHNLFYFSVLNVCEIREGNAKRPNCFLCAFTVFELVKRGAVMEVPTDKPLDEDQARFYFQDLLRGIEYLHYQKIIHRDVKPSNLLVGEDGHVKIADFGVSNQFEGADALLTSTVGTPAFLAPETLSETRKNFSGKALDVWAMGVTLYCFIFGVCPFMDERILSLHQKIKTQPVELPENADISDDLKDLLFKMLDKNPETRITVPQIKVHPWVTRHGAEPLPPEDDNCCSLIEVTEEEVENSVKHIPSLATVILVRTMLRKRSFGNPFDWGRREDRSPAAPGHMLSKGRAGSLKYCRNLSTPRKQESEEGMRSMDLPFVGEDEVLS encoded by the exons ATGTTTCCCTGTGTCTCCTCCTGGCCCTCTTCTGATCCCCCTGCCGCTCTGGGCCATGCTCCGCCCATTCCCCTGGTACAACTGCCCAATCAGCCACTGCCTGACCTGCTGCGGAGCTGTGTTGTGCTCCCTTCCCCATCCACGCGCCTGAGCCCTTGTATCAGCGAGATGGAGTCCATGATTGTGGTGACGGAGTACGAGCCCAGTGATGGCTCAGGGCAGGAGGgcggagaggaggaggaggtggaggacATGGACAGCTCAGAAACGCCGGAGCCGGCGTCGTCAGGTCCGGTCCCGCCCTTCCGCATGGCCTCCTGTGATCTTCTGTCCCACACGGTGGGCCGCCCGGAAGCACTCTTCCCAGTACCGCAGGAGCACAGAGGTAGACTGAGCCTCTCCGACAGGAAGCTGTCGCTACAGGAACGCTCGCAGACGCTTTCGTCGCCCTGCGGTTCGCCGGGACTGAACGGACGCTATATTTACCCATCGCTGCCCTACTCGCCAATCACCTCCCCTCACTCATCTCCACGCCTCCCTCGAAGACCAACCGTGGAGTCTCATCGTGTTTCCATCACAGACCTGCAG GACTGCGTGCAGCTCAACCAGTACAAGCTGAAAGATGAGATCGGAAAG GGCTCCTATGGAGTTGTCAAGCTGGCGTACAATGAAGATGACAACACGTACTAT GCCATGAAAGTGCTGTCCAAGAAACGACTGATGAGGCAGGCTGGGTTCCCGC GCAGACCTCCTCCTCGTGGGGCAAAATTGGCCCCTGAGGGCCCCCCTCAGCCCA GGCCTCTGGAGCGTGTTTACCAGGAGATAGCCATCCTTAAGAAGCTTGATCACCCTAACGTGGTTAAGCTTGTGGAG GTGCTGGATGATCCAAGTGAGGACCATCTGTACATGGGTAAGTCTGGCCAGATACTCATCCTCTTGGCAGATGCTAAACACTTGCACATGCACAATTTATTCTACTTTTCTGTGCTAAATGTATGCGAAATCAGAGAAGGTAATGCAAAACGTCCTAACTGTTTCCTGTGTGCTTTCACAGTTTTCGAGCTTGTCAAACGAGG AGCAGTGATGGAGGTTCCTACTGATAAGCCCCTGGATGAGGACCAGGCACGCTTCTACTTCCAGGACTTGCTGAGAGGAATCGAGTATT TACATTACCAGAAAATCATTCACCGGGACGTCAAGCCTTCTAACCTGCTTGTGGGGGAAGATGGCCATGTTAAAATTGCCGACTTTGGGGTCAGTAACCAGTTTGAGGGAGCGGATGCCCTCCTGACAAGCACAGTTGGGACGCCAGCGTTTCTCGCCCCAGAGACCCTCTCAGAGACCCGCAAGAACTTCTCTGGAAAG GCTCTGGATGTGTGGGCAATGGGAGTCACCTTATACTGTTTCATCTTTGGAGTG TGTCCGTTTATGGATGAGCGTATTTTGAGCCTCCATCAGAAGATCAAGACCCAACCGGTGGAGCTTCCAGAGAA CGCGGACATATCAGATGACTTAAAGGACCTTCTGTTTAAAATGTTGGACAAGAATCCTGAAACCAGAATTACCGTCCCacaaattaag gtgCACCCATGGGTGACGCGGCACGGTGCTGAGCCCCTCCCCCCTGAGGACGACAACTGCTGCAGCCTGATAGAAGTGACAGAGGAGGAGGTGGAAAACTCTGTCAAGCACATCCCCAGCCTGGCCACCGTG ATCTTGGTTAGGACTATGCTGCGCAAGCGTTCTTTTGGGAACCCGTTTGATTGGGGCCGCAGGGAAGACAGGAGTCCCGCCGCACCAGGACACATGCTATC AAAAGGGAGAGCAGGGAGTTTGAAATACTGCCGCAATCTCAGTACCCCCAG GAAACAAGAGAGCGAGGAAGGCATGCGGAGCATGGACCTGCCCTTCGTGGGCGAGGATGAAGTTCTTTCCTGA
- the snrpd3l gene encoding small nuclear ribonucleoprotein D3 polypeptide, like yields MSIGVPIKVLHEAEGHIVTCETNTGEVYRGKLIEAEDNMNCQMSNITVTYRDGRVSQLEQVYIRGSKIRFLILPDMLKNAPMLKSMKNKNQGAGAGRGKAAILKAQVAARGRGRGGPGGRGNIFQKRR; encoded by the exons ATGTCTATTGGTGTTCCCATCAAAGTCCTGCATGAAGCAGAGGGTCACATCGTGACCTGCGAGACAAACACTGGTGAGGTGTACAGAGGCAAATTGATTGAAGCAGAGGATAACATGAACTGCCAG ATGTCCAACATTACAGTGACATATCGAGATGGCAGAGTGTCCCAGCTGGAGCAGGTATACATTCGTGGCAGCAAAATACGCTTCCTCATTCTGCCCGACATGTTGAAAAACGCCCCCATGTTGAagagcatgaaaaacaaaaatcaaggtgcaggagctggaagaggcAAAGCTGCTATTCTCAAAGCTCAAG TCGCAGCAAGGGGCCGAGGTCGAGGAGGGCCAGGAGGAAGGGGAAATATTTTCCAGAAAAGACGATAA
- the adora2ab gene encoding adenosine A2a receptor b produces MSSLVYIVLELLIAVLAVAGNVLVCWAVCLNSNLQSITNFFVVSLALADIAVGLLAIPFAVTISTGFCSHFHGCLFIACFVLVLTQSSIFSLLAIAVDRYIAIKIPLRYNSLVTGRRAKGIIAVCWILSVVIGLTPMLGWNRRVAAGTNSSCPQGMTECLFEKVVTMGYMVYFNFFGCVLTPLLVMLAIYARIFMAARRQLRQMEQKLVHLQGHDHGEGSSSRSTLQREVHAAKSLAIIVGLFAICWLPLHIINCFTLFCPQCARPQDWVMYLAIILSHANSVVNPFIYAYRIRDFRHTFRRIIRQHFLWHANRLATGNSNGGMASSSAAVSVIETSCTASNGYVLDANSIPGMVSCDKFTKQMPPKTRPQTEFQDLGYSLNGTLEHSFPVNSTKIFSLHTGEEVPSIRDHVEIMTVKDCSAITNAHVRCLVPIRTSNSSDLAEVS; encoded by the exons ATGTCTTCGCTCGTCTACATTGTTCTTGAGCTCCTGATTGCAGTTTTGGCCGTGGCTGGGAACGTTCTGGTGTGCTGGGCTGTCTGTCTTAACAGTAACCTCCAGAGTATCACCAACTTCTTTGTGGTGTCGCTGGCTTTGGCGGACATCGCAGTTGGACTCCTGGCCATTCCGTTCGCCGTCACCATCAGCACGGGCTTCTGCAGCCATTTTCACGGGTGCCTTTTCATTGCCTGCTTCGTGCTGGTCCTCACACAGAGCTCCATCTTCAGTTTGTTGGCCATTGCAGTGGATCGGTACATCGCCATCAAGATCCCATTGAG GTACAACAGCCTTGTCACAGGCCGAAGAGCCAAAGGCATCATTGCGGTATGCTGGATACTTTCAGTGGTCATCGGTTTGACCCCCATGCTAGGCTGGAACAGGCGTGTCGCCGCGGGCACCAACAGCTCTTGTCCTCAAGGTATGACAGAGTGCCTGTTCGAGAAGGTGGTCACTATGGGTTACATGGTTTACTTCAACTTTTTCGGCTGCGTCTTGACTCCGCTACTTGTCATGCTGGCCATCTATGCACGGATCTTCATGGCTGCCCGTCGCCAGCTCAGACAGATGGAGCAGAAACTAGTACACTTGCAAGGACATGATCACGGGGAGGGATCCTCATCCCGGTCCACGCTGCAAAGGGAAGTCCACGCGGCCAAATCACTGGCTATCATCGTGGGCCTGTTTGCTATATGTTGGCTCCCGTTGCATATTATTAACTGCTTCACACTGTTCTGCCCACAGTGTGCTCGACCTCAGGACTGGGTCATGTACCTGGCCATAATACTTTCACATGCTAATTCAGTAGTGAACCCATTTATATACGCCTACCGAATACGTGACTTCAGACACACCTTCCGAAGGATCATCCGACAGCACTTCCTGTGGCATGCAAACAGACTGGCCACTGGTAACAGCAATGGAGGCATGGCTTCTTCTTCTGCTGCGGTCAGTGTGATTGAGACTTCTTGTACAGCGTCCAATGGCTATGTGTTGGATGCCAATTCCATTCCTGGCATGGTTTCCTGTGACAAATTTACAAAGCAAATGCCACCAAAAACCAGGCCTCAAACGGAATTCCAAGACTTAGGATACAGTTTAAATGGAACTTTGGAACATTCCTTTCCCGTCAATTCGACAAAAATTTTCTCATTACATACCGGGGAGGaagttccctccatcagggaccATGTAGAAATCATGACTGTAAAAGACTGCAGTGCTATTACTAATGCACATGTCAGATGTCTGGTGCCCATAAGGACAAGCAACTCATCCGATCTTGCAGAAGTGTCTTGA